A region of Aquarana catesbeiana isolate 2022-GZ linkage group LG08, ASM4218655v1, whole genome shotgun sequence DNA encodes the following proteins:
- the LOC141105815 gene encoding trypsin-like: MLSICNQHMLCFTAALDDDKIVGGYTCAAYSQPWQVSLNSGYHFCGGSLVNSLWVVSAAHCYKASMQVRLGEHNIAVSEGTEQFINSAKVIRNAAYNSRTLDNDIMLVKLASPATLNSYVKTVPLPSGCAAAGTSCVISGWGNTLSSGTNMPNLLQCLNAPILTATQCSNAYPGEITGNMICVGYLEGGKDSCQGDSGGPVVCNGQLQGIVSWGYGCALRNYPGVYTKVCNYNSWIASTQAAN, encoded by the exons ATGCTCTCTATATGTAATCAGCACATGTTGTGTTTTACAGCTGCCTTGGATGATGACAAGATTGTCGGAGGATATACCTGTGCAGCCTACTCTCAGCCTTGGCAGGTATCTCTGAACTCCGGATATCACTTCTGTGGTGGATCCCTCGTCAACTCCCTGTGGGTGGTCTCTGCTGCTCACTGCTACAAGGC GAGCATGCAGGTCAGACTCGGAGAGCACAACATCGCTGTCTCTGAGGGCACCGAGCAGTTCATCAACTCTGCAAAGGTCATTAGAAATGCCGCATACAACTCCAGAACCCTGGACAATGACATCATGTTGGTCAAGCTGGCCTCTCCCGCCACCCTCAACTCCTACGTCAAGACCGTGCCTCTGCCCAGTGGTTGCGCTGCTGCCGGCACAAGCTGTGTGATCTCCGGATGGGGCAATACCCTTAGTAGTGGAA CCAATATGCCTAACCTCCTGCAGTGTTTGAACGCCCCCATCTTGACCGCTACTCAGTGTAGCAATGCCTACCCCGGAGAGATTACCGGCAACATGATCTGCGTTGGCTACCTGGAGGGTGGCAAGGATTCCTGCCAG GGTGACTCTGGTGGCCCCGTGGTGTGTAACGGACAGCTCCAGGGTATTGTCTCCTGGGGATACGGCTGTGCCCTGAGGAACTACCCCGGTGTCTACACCAAGGTCTGCAACTACAACTCCTGGATCGCCAGCACTCAGGCTGCCAACTAA